A window of the Vanessa cardui chromosome 25, ilVanCard2.1, whole genome shotgun sequence genome harbors these coding sequences:
- the LOC124540550 gene encoding delta(24)-sterol reductase-like has translation MVTVEPESFLEYIIIEYRWLLVITTLMPLSFLWKIWSACRNYVVFTMNSAPKAHERKVKEVQRQVKNWLSGDRKTQLCTGRPTWQTMSFRQGIYKKMFTNIQINLVDVLDVDTKNMTVRCEPLVTMGQLSQTLHRLGLALPVVPELDQLTVGGLVMGTGVETSSHIYGLFQHICVQYELVLADGSVVTCSKEENPDLFYAVPWSYGTLGFLTSVVIKVVPAKKYVRIEYHPYTNLSDLAKRFQEESLKKTHQFIEALLYTKDSGVVMTGDMVDEVGKDGKFNPIGKWYAEWFFKQVEKYLNEYRRGRKATVVEYIPLRDYYHRHTRSFFWELQDIVPFGNNVIFRYLFGWLMPPEVSLLKLTQPEAVTKLYNKAHVIQDMLVPIETLEEAIDVFHKEFEVYPIWLCPFKVFNNPGQLKVHSGDWQMFVDIGVYGVPKAKGFETESSTRRIEQFVTQKRGFQMLYADTYTTREEFRRMFDHTLYDKMRNTLPYCKEAFPEIYGKVNRLVRK, from the exons ATGGTTACGGTCGAACCGGAATCGTTCCTGGAATACATAATAATTGAGTATCGATGGCTGCTTGTGATCACCACATTGATGCCTCTTTCGTTCCTGTGGAAAATCTGGTCAGCCTGCAGAAACTATGTTGTGTTTACAATGAACAGTGCACCAAAAGCCCATGAGAGAAAGGTGAAAGAAGTTCAGAGGCAG gttaAAAATTGGTTATCCGGAGACCGTAAAACCCAGCTATGCACTGGACGACCAACTTGGCAGACAATGTCCTTTCGTCAGGGTATCTACAAGAAAATGTTTACCAACATACAAATCAATCTCGTTGACGTGCTGGATGTTGACACTAAGAACATG ACGGTTCGATGCGAACCATTGGTGACTATGGGACAGCTTTCTCAAACTCTTCACCGTCTTGGTCTTGCTCTACCCGTCGTACCGGAGTTAGACCAGCTGACAGTAGGAGGATTAGTAATGGGCACAGGAGTCGAGACTTCCTCGCATATATATGGACTCTTCCAACACATATGCGTACAGTATGAACTAGTTCTCGCTGATGGATCTGTCGTTACTTGTAGTAAG GAAGAAAATCCAGATCTCTTTTACGCAGTGCCGTGGTCATATGGAACATTAGGATTCTTAACTTCAGTCGTTATCAAAGTCGTTCCTGCTAAAAA GTACGTCCGTATTGAATATCATCCATATACAAACTTATCAGATCTTGCGAAGCGATTTCAAGAAGAATCACTGAAGAAAACACATCAATTTATTGAAGCTTTACTTTATACGAAAGACAGCGGCGTGGTGATGACTGGTGACATGGTTGATGAAGTAGGGAAGGACGGAAAG TTTAATCCAATTGGCAAATGGTACGCAGAGTGGTTTTTCAAACAAGTTGAAAAGTATCTCAATGAATACCGTCGAGGAAGGAAGGCAACCGTTGTGGAATACATTCCATTACGAGATTATTACCACCGACACACACGAAGCTTCTTTTGGGAGCTGCAG GACATAGTACCTTTCGGTAATAACGTGATATTCCGCTATCTGTTCGGTTGGTTGATGCCTCCTGAAGTTTCCCTGCTTAAGCTGACGCAGCCAGAGGCTGTCACCAAACTTTACAATAAGGCTCACGTCATTCAAGATATGTTGGTGCCAATCGAAACCTTGGAAGAAGCTATAGATGTGTTCCATAAAGAATTTGAG GTATATCCCATCTGGCTGTGTCCTTTCAAAGTTTTCAACAATCCAGGACAGTTGAAGGTCCATTCTGGCGATTGGCAGATGTTTGTAGATATTGGCGTCTATGGTGTTCCAAAGGCTAAAGGATTCGAAACA GAATCTTCTACTCGTCGTATAGAACAGTTCGTAACTCAAAAGCGCGGTTTCCAAATGCTCTACGCCGACACGTATACTACTCGTGAAGAATTCAGACGGATGTTCGACCACACGCTCTATGACAAGATGCGGAATACACTACCGTATTGTAAGGAGGCCTTCCCAGAAATATATGGGAAAGTTAATAGACTAGTCAGAAAGTAG